A window of Sphingomonas astaxanthinifaciens DSM 22298 genomic DNA:
TGGATCGTCAATGGCAGCCTCGAGCGTCGCTACCGCGGCAACCTCAACGTGCGGCGGGAGGGGCTCGATTCGGCCCGCCTGCTCACCGACTGCCGGCAGGTCGCCTTCTCCCTCGGCAGCGCCTGCGCCAGCGGGTCGGGCCGGCCGAGCCATGTGCTGCGCGCGCTCGGACTGAGCGAGGCCGAGGCGCGGCAGAGCATCCGGCTCGGCTTCGGGCGCCATACGACCCTCGCGGAGCTCCGTGCCGCCTGCACGTTGATTCGCGGCGCCGCCGAGGCCCAGCAACGGTTTGCCGCATGACCCTGGTGCGATTTCTGAACAGTGACGGCGCACTCGACCGCGAGGTGGAAGCGGCCGAGGGGGCGAACCTCCTCGACGTCGCCCAGGCCGCGGATCAGCCGCTCGAGGGCACCTGCGACAAATCGATCAGCTGTTCGACCTGCCATGTCATCCTGTCGGCGGAGGATTTCGCGCGGATGCCGCGGGCGAGCGAGGAAGAGGAGGACCTCCTCGATCTCGCGCAGGACGTGCG
This region includes:
- a CDS encoding 2Fe-2S iron-sulfur cluster-binding protein; translation: MTLVRFLNSDGALDREVEAAEGANLLDVAQAADQPLEGTCDKSISCSTCHVILSAEDFARMPRASEEEEDLLDLAQDVRRTSRLACQLTVSGAVMTVRMPG